GACAACGAGGAGCTGTTGAAGGCTACCAGAGCGTTGGTCAAAAAGGGTTTCGTGGTCTTGCCCTACACCAACGACGATCCCATCATGGCGAAAAAGCTGGAGGATGCAGGCGCCGCCGTCGTGATGCCGCTTGCCGCCCCGATCGGTTCCGGCCTTGGGATACGAAACCCGCACAACATCAGAATCATCCTCGAGGCGGCGCGGGTTCCGATCATTGTTGACGCGGGCGTCGGTACGGCCTCGGATGCTGCTATCGCTATGGAGCTGGGATGCGATGGCGTTCTGATGAACACGGCGATTGCCTGCGCCAAAGATCCGGTCGCGATGGCGACAGCGATGCGGTACGCAATGATCGCCGGGCGATTGGCCTACCTGGCCGGACGGATACCGA
This genomic stretch from Candidatus Methylomirabilota bacterium harbors:
- a CDS encoding thiazole synthase; translation: MESGDTLKFSGREFRSRLIVGTGKFPDYRTMQQAHEASGAEMVTVAVRRVNLDRTQESLLDYIDTGKYALLPNTAGCYTAEEAIKTAMLAREVGLSNMVKLEVIGDQRTLFPDNEELLKATRALVKKGFVVLPYTNDDPIMAKKLEDAGAAVVMPLAAPIGSGLGIRNPHNIRIILEAARVPIIVDAGVGTASDAAIAMELGCDGVLMNTAIACAKDPVAMATAMRYAMIAGRLAYLAGRIPKKLYASASSPLEGMIE